The following are from one region of the Salmo trutta chromosome 22, fSalTru1.1, whole genome shotgun sequence genome:
- the LOC115158742 gene encoding transmembrane protein 125-like gives MIRMPELEDFPLSRGGQPAGPNPAQIQRSVLDEQVELWWFRDPAKSLLCYCVAVLLILGCGLGGVLLLSTTTSFSSDWRMGAGMALCLLALAVLLKQLLSSAVQDMNCVRSRRRIDILKSGGLSDLLVVLITGLCLVVCGAVLLKLALEYHMPQPGVALNDMYISGVVLLAGGGAAVVGVGVYTGVVMLLERTRPGQRFRDRAVGLFTISGRHMDQGRRETTSSLANLI, from the coding sequence ATGATCAGGATGCCAGAGCTGGAGGACTTCCCTCTGTCGCGGGGTGGCCAGCCGGCCGGTCCCAACCCTGCTCAGATCCAGCGCAGTGTTCTGGATGAACAGGTGGAGCTGTGGTGGTTCCGGGACCCGGCCAAGTCCCTGCTGTGCTACTGTGTGGCGGTCCTCCTCATCCTGGGCTGCGGCCTGGGTGGCgtgctcctcctctccaccaccaccagttTCTCCAGTGACTGGCGCATGGGAGCGGGCATGGCCCTGTGTCTCTTAGCCCTGGCCGTCCTCCTCAAACAGCTCCTGAGCTCGGCTGTGCAGGACATGAACTGTGTGCGGAGTCGCAGGCGGATCGATATCCTGAAGAGCGGAGGGCTGTCGGATCTGTTAGTGGTTCTCATCACGGGGCTGTGTCTGGTGGTCTGTGGGGCTGTGCTGCTGAAGCTGGCTTTGGAGTACCACATGCCCCAGCCGGGCGTGGCCCTGAACGATATGTACATCTCTGGGGTGGTGTTGTTAGCTGGAGGGGGGGCAGCGGTAGTGGGGGTAGGGGTGTATACAGGGGTGGTGATGCTGCTGGAGAGGACCAGGCCGGGCCAGAGGTTTAGGGACAGGGCTGTGGGGCTGTTCACTATCTCTGGACGACACATGGACCAGGGTAGGAGGGAGACCACCTCTAGCCTGGCTAACCTCATCTGA